A single genomic interval of Lucilia cuprina isolate Lc7/37 chromosome 2, ASM2204524v1, whole genome shotgun sequence harbors:
- the LOC124421411 gene encoding uncharacterized protein LOC124421411 isoform X2 yields the protein MSGNNTKEDKPIPKITSAHKKQRKLPPDILQLIYEKKRLRRILQRTGDPTRIPSLKSDIRNLNMIIRDAIAKYDDEKLNKLMSRVTIGQGLVLSRKISKKT from the exons ATGTCTGGCAATAATA CGAAGGAGGACAAACCAATTCCGAAAATAACTTCGGCCCACAAGAAACAAAGGAAGCTGCCACCGGATATTCTCCAATTAATATACGAAAAAAAGAGACTTCGTAGAATATTACAAAGGACTGGTGATCCGACTAGAATTCCTTCCCTCAAGTCTGACATTAGGAATTTGAACATGATCATTCGGGACGCCATTGCCAAATATGACGATGAAAAATTGAACAAACTTATGTCTAGAGTTACCATAGGTCAAGGTCTTGTTTTGAGcagaaaaattagcaaaaaaacctaa
- the LOC124421411 gene encoding uncharacterized protein LOC124421411 isoform X1, with translation MSGNNSKCKTKEDKPIPKITSAHKKQRKLPPDILQLIYEKKRLRRILQRTGDPTRIPSLKSDIRNLNMIIRDAIAKYDDEKLNKLMSRVTIGQGLVLSRKISKKT, from the exons ATGTCTGGCAATAATAGTAAGTGTAAAA CGAAGGAGGACAAACCAATTCCGAAAATAACTTCGGCCCACAAGAAACAAAGGAAGCTGCCACCGGATATTCTCCAATTAATATACGAAAAAAAGAGACTTCGTAGAATATTACAAAGGACTGGTGATCCGACTAGAATTCCTTCCCTCAAGTCTGACATTAGGAATTTGAACATGATCATTCGGGACGCCATTGCCAAATATGACGATGAAAAATTGAACAAACTTATGTCTAGAGTTACCATAGGTCAAGGTCTTGTTTTGAGcagaaaaattagcaaaaaaacctaa
- the LOC111686633 gene encoding histone H2A.1-like, translating into MTLINCRYAERIGETAPVYLCAVLEYLTSEVIELAGNIAIDRNQKRIIEPRDIKFGIEFDPELSKFLPNITIPNSEKLLYIEPALLTNCKSFKTIYSHNQFTWEVSNEVKTTHNQPVIKDNL; encoded by the exons ATGACACTAATTAATT GTCGTTATGCAGAACGTATTGGTGAAACAGCTCCTGTATATTTATGTGCCGTTTTGGAATATTTAACATCAGAAGTAATAGAACTGGCTGGTAATATTGCAATCGATCGAAATCAAAAGAGAATTATTGAACCGcgagatataaaatttggtattgaATTTGATCCTGAGCTAAGCAAATTCTTACCAAACATAACTATACCGAATAGTGAAAAACTTTTGTATATTGAACCTGCTTTACTCACTAATTGTAAGagttttaaaactatatattcACATAACCAATTCACTTGGGAAGTATCTAACGAAGTAAAGACTACACATAACCAACCAGTGATTAAGGATAATCTCTAG
- the LOC111686630 gene encoding histone H2A-like: protein MARPNKKKTVRKSRSKKANLKFPVARIHRYLRKGRYAERIEQAGYIANERRGRIEPRDIKFAIALDEDLKKFLPNITIPKSQMFLYVEPALLNKK, encoded by the exons ATGGCGCGACCGAACAAAAAGAAGACCGTTAGAAAATCTCGTTCAAAAAAggctaatttaaaatttcccgTTGCTCGTATACATCGTTATTTGCGTAAGGGTCGTTATGCAGAACGTATAG AACAGGCCGGTTATATTGCAAACGAGCGTAGAGGCAGAATAGAACCGCGAGATATAAAGTTTGCGATTGCCTTAGATGAAGATCTAAAGAAGTTTTTACCAAACATAACCATACCGAAGAGTCAAATGTTTTTGTACGTGGAACCGGCTTTACTTAATAAGAagtga